In Bacteroidota bacterium, a single genomic region encodes these proteins:
- a CDS encoding aldehyde dehydrogenase family protein — translation MREYGLYIDNEFIDASDKQTFSGINPFNQATIASFARGGAADVEKAVATARNAFDNGPWPRMSREERSGYLKAISDKINENKKLLTELEVLDSGSTIRKAGEDIYLSARNLASFAKLGLTDLDGELEGVSKPGFSKNLLLREPIGVVAAIIPWNFPLKMAIWKLGPALAAGNTVVLKPSEETPVTVMELMRLIQDVGIPKGVINVVTGYGSEAGAALASHPMVDKIAFTGSTRTGQAVMRAAATNLKKVTLECGGKSANIILDDADVEMAIDGAIYAIFYHAGQCCEAGTRLLLPNSIADEFVAKLVAKTKRIQLGDPMLPTTLMGPLVSKKQFDTVMGYIEKGKAEGATLLTGGNKPAVPECEKGFFIEPTIFDHVNNKSVIAQEEIFGPILSIIRYKTIDEAVQLANDSIYGLAGGVWSKDAEKAMSVARRLRAGTVWINEWHLLNERAPFGGYKQSGIGREFGIDGMKEYMESKHIYIDEVGVREKKTWYDTAVPKT, via the coding sequence TTGCGAGAGTACGGGCTGTATATCGACAACGAGTTCATTGACGCATCGGACAAGCAAACTTTTTCGGGCATTAACCCGTTCAATCAGGCAACAATCGCCTCGTTTGCCCGCGGCGGAGCCGCCGATGTCGAGAAAGCCGTTGCCACTGCACGCAACGCGTTCGACAACGGCCCGTGGCCCCGCATGTCACGCGAGGAACGGTCGGGCTACCTCAAGGCCATCTCCGACAAAATCAACGAGAACAAGAAGCTGCTGACAGAACTTGAAGTCCTCGACTCAGGCTCGACGATCCGCAAGGCAGGCGAAGACATTTACCTGAGCGCCCGAAATCTCGCAAGCTTCGCAAAGTTGGGGCTGACGGATTTGGACGGAGAGCTTGAGGGAGTGTCGAAGCCGGGGTTCAGCAAGAATCTGCTTTTGCGGGAACCGATTGGCGTGGTTGCCGCAATCATCCCGTGGAATTTTCCGCTCAAGATGGCAATTTGGAAGTTGGGTCCGGCACTTGCGGCTGGCAACACCGTCGTTCTCAAGCCTTCCGAAGAAACGCCCGTCACCGTCATGGAATTGATGAGGCTGATTCAGGATGTCGGAATTCCGAAAGGCGTCATCAATGTTGTCACCGGATACGGCTCCGAAGCAGGCGCGGCGTTGGCAAGTCACCCGATGGTGGATAAGATTGCGTTCACCGGCTCGACAAGAACGGGACAAGCCGTGATGCGGGCTGCCGCAACGAATCTCAAGAAAGTCACGCTCGAATGCGGCGGCAAATCCGCCAACATCATTCTCGACGATGCAGATGTGGAGATGGCGATCGACGGCGCCATCTACGCTATCTTCTATCACGCCGGACAATGTTGCGAAGCGGGAACACGCCTTCTTCTACCCAACTCAATAGCAGATGAATTTGTTGCGAAGCTTGTTGCGAAAACGAAACGCATTCAGCTCGGCGACCCGATGCTGCCGACGACACTGATGGGGCCGCTCGTATCGAAGAAGCAATTCGATACCGTCATGGGGTATATTGAGAAAGGGAAGGCCGAAGGCGCAACACTTCTCACCGGCGGGAACAAACCTGCTGTGCCCGAATGCGAAAAGGGATTTTTCATCGAGCCGACAATCTTCGATCACGTCAACAACAAATCTGTAATTGCACAGGAGGAAATTTTCGGACCGATTCTTTCCATCATTCGATATAAGACGATCGATGAGGCTGTTCAGCTTGCGAACGACTCGATATACGGACTCGCCGGAGGAGTTTGGTCGAAAGATGCGGAGAAGGCCATGAGTGTAGCGAGACGTCTCCGCGCGGGAACAGTCTGGATCAACGAGTGGCATTTGCTCAACGAGCGAGCCCCGTTCGGCGGTTACAAGCAAAGCGGCATAGGCCGTGAATTCGGCATTGACGGCATGAAGGAGTACATGGAATCAAAACACATCTACATCGACGAGGTGGGAGTCCGTGAAAAGAAAACATGGTACGATACGGCTGTTCCAAAAACCTAA
- a CDS encoding DUF1573 domain-containing protein, which produces MKRRLVLATCLSIAAMSVYAQPKMEVVGGTKFDFGDVYRGKKVDHKVVVKNTGNQTLELGRVDVSCGCTGTVVSNNSIAPGKTGEVLITFNSTNFSGKVTKNVTINSNATNSPVVVEFSSNVIQEIVISPQQFWFRDAEVGRPSVAKISLTNNSNIPITLTNYTCNLAGFKLTLPTSPVKPGQSVELTAELKSDKAVSVLNDGVSIKTSSQNEPDVFVRIFGSVREFKFQ; this is translated from the coding sequence ATGAAACGACGACTCGTTTTAGCAACTTGCTTGTCAATTGCCGCCATGTCGGTGTACGCTCAACCCAAAATGGAAGTTGTTGGCGGAACAAAATTCGATTTCGGTGATGTGTACCGCGGCAAGAAAGTCGACCACAAAGTCGTGGTAAAAAACACCGGGAATCAGACACTTGAACTCGGCAGAGTTGATGTCTCTTGCGGATGCACCGGAACAGTTGTGTCGAACAACTCCATCGCTCCGGGCAAAACCGGTGAAGTTCTTATCACGTTCAATTCGACGAACTTCTCAGGCAAAGTGACAAAGAACGTCACCATCAATTCGAACGCCACCAACTCGCCTGTCGTCGTCGAGTTTTCGTCCAATGTCATCCAGGAAATCGTCATCTCTCCCCAGCAATTCTGGTTTCGGGATGCCGAAGTGGGGCGCCCGAGTGTTGCAAAAATCTCCCTTACGAACAACAGCAACATCCCGATTACACTCACGAACTACACGTGCAACCTGGCGGGATTCAAGTTGACCCTTCCGACCAGTCCGGTCAAGCCGGGACAATCCGTTGAACTCACGGCAGAATTGAAATCCGACAAAGCCGTTTCCGTGTTGAATGACGGGGTGTCCATCAAAACGTCGAGCCAGAACGAACCCGATGTTTTTGTGAGAATTTTCGGATCGGTAAGGGAATTTAAGTTTCAGTAG
- a CDS encoding DUF2911 domain-containing protein, producing MKSLPLLLVGMLLLLPSLSEAQNREQPLSPRDSVFCLIDTNMISVNYGRPSMRGRNIMGELVPWHQVWRTGANEATHFKTNYDMLLGGVPVMRGTYTLFTLPSPTGWKIILNKQRGQWGTRYDATQDYARFDAIVEELPAPVETLTVAFDATGITSGRMKMMWEKTMVWTRFEKADNIRPVSPLDSTEVFLENRKVKVKYSKPFMRGREIWGVVVPFDSIWRTGANMATVLETEGDITIGGANVPAGTYTLYSKPAAKGFHLIVNRKGPGQASYDPSQDHAHVELTMKNVDKPVDPFTITLEPTGRSNTAILKLGWGDREYAADVVVK from the coding sequence ATGAAATCACTTCCCCTGCTTTTGGTTGGCATGTTGTTGCTTCTGCCGTCTTTGTCTGAAGCGCAAAACCGGGAACAGCCGCTCAGCCCCCGAGATTCCGTATTCTGCCTGATCGACACGAACATGATCTCCGTGAATTACGGTCGCCCCTCCATGCGCGGCCGGAACATCATGGGCGAGCTTGTTCCCTGGCACCAGGTCTGGCGAACCGGCGCAAACGAAGCCACACACTTCAAGACGAACTACGACATGCTGCTCGGTGGTGTTCCTGTTATGAGAGGAACGTACACATTGTTCACTCTCCCCTCGCCGACCGGCTGGAAGATCATTCTCAACAAACAGCGCGGTCAATGGGGAACCCGGTACGATGCAACGCAGGACTATGCGCGCTTCGACGCGATTGTCGAAGAGCTTCCGGCACCCGTCGAGACACTCACCGTTGCGTTCGACGCAACGGGCATCACCAGCGGGCGCATGAAGATGATGTGGGAGAAAACGATGGTGTGGACACGGTTCGAAAAGGCCGACAACATTCGCCCTGTCAGTCCGTTGGATTCCACAGAGGTATTCCTCGAGAACCGGAAGGTGAAGGTGAAGTACAGCAAGCCATTCATGCGCGGAAGAGAAATTTGGGGCGTGGTTGTTCCTTTTGATTCAATCTGGAGAACAGGCGCCAACATGGCAACCGTTCTGGAGACGGAAGGTGACATTACGATCGGCGGCGCAAACGTACCCGCCGGGACCTACACGCTGTATTCAAAACCGGCAGCCAAGGGATTTCATTTGATTGTCAACAGGAAAGGACCGGGACAAGCCTCGTACGATCCGTCCCAAGACCATGCCCACGTTGAACTGACGATGAAGAATGTTGATAAGCCTGTTGATCCGTTCACGATTACGCTTGAACCCACCGGCCGTAGCAACACGGCAATACTCAAACTTGGCTGGGGAGATCGTGAATACGCGGCCGATGTTGTTGTGAAGTGA
- a CDS encoding class I SAM-dependent methyltransferase, translating into MTRILQATTRAEEYELRAKYLKDDYQLSGDGPASTAFRINKVLRMVPFSPGDKVLDISSGKGLLFELIHDKVSECRGHDVAPAMVERIRQKFKDAKNVSFTCGPSSDLPYDSGYFDKVLMTGAFCLQETREECMKTLSEIRRVAKDNAVIFLSDIAVVDESKLVPEHVPAVQRLMRRINQDGPVEFFASLRRYLFQRIRIARGTEPVLIPSDRGIWFDDAVFVRMCRENKLDAEGFPTEEITGTSRSRYDYLIKPVS; encoded by the coding sequence GTGACGCGAATTTTGCAGGCAACAACACGCGCTGAAGAATATGAATTGCGTGCCAAGTACCTGAAAGACGACTATCAGCTTTCCGGCGACGGGCCCGCATCGACGGCATTTCGTATCAACAAAGTCCTTCGAATGGTTCCGTTTTCTCCGGGCGACAAGGTGCTCGATATCAGTTCGGGCAAGGGACTCCTCTTCGAATTAATTCACGATAAGGTGTCAGAGTGCCGCGGCCATGATGTTGCCCCTGCAATGGTCGAGCGTATCCGCCAGAAGTTCAAGGACGCAAAGAATGTCTCCTTTACGTGCGGGCCATCCAGCGACCTTCCGTACGACTCGGGATATTTCGACAAAGTACTGATGACGGGAGCATTCTGCCTTCAGGAGACGAGAGAAGAATGCATGAAGACGCTCTCGGAAATCCGTCGTGTCGCCAAGGATAATGCCGTGATATTTCTCAGCGACATTGCGGTAGTGGATGAATCGAAACTTGTTCCTGAACATGTGCCGGCAGTTCAAAGACTCATGCGACGCATCAACCAGGACGGGCCTGTCGAGTTTTTCGCCAGTCTCCGGCGTTACCTTTTCCAGAGAATCCGCATCGCACGGGGAACCGAGCCTGTTCTCATCCCTTCAGATCGGGGCATTTGGTTCGACGATGCAGTGTTTGTCCGGATGTGCAGGGAAAACAAACTTGATGCGGAAGGATTTCCCACTGAAGAAATCACGGGCACGTCACGTTCCCGGTATGACTATCTTATCAAACCAGTTTCATAG
- a CDS encoding type II toxin-antitoxin system PemK/MazF family toxin, producing MTKNKVVLVPFPFEDFSAVKVRPAVCLTNPIGSFRHVIVGFITSKLPEEILDSDVIVEPSLEGFEATGLRVPSAIRLHRLATIPTRIIRSEIGILPPILAGQVSLRLKKLFE from the coding sequence ATGACAAAGAATAAGGTCGTCCTTGTTCCGTTCCCTTTTGAGGACTTCTCAGCAGTCAAAGTACGTCCTGCCGTCTGCCTGACCAATCCGATTGGAAGTTTCCGGCACGTCATAGTTGGATTCATCACTAGCAAGCTGCCGGAGGAGATTCTCGACAGCGATGTTATTGTGGAGCCCAGCCTTGAAGGATTTGAGGCAACCGGACTGCGGGTTCCTTCTGCAATTCGACTGCATCGCCTGGCAACAATCCCAACCCGAATTATCAGAAGTGAAATTGGAATTCTACCCCCTATTCTCGCCGGACAAGTGAGCTTAAGACTGAAGAAGTTGTTTGAATAA
- a CDS encoding CHAT domain-containing protein: MKNRLLLFLILATTPASSPAQIWEQYVLRADSIFRSNPKDSATIVNSLLESEKEWYYITTDTGTARIFNPVGEPLWFEQPEYGVNEELIHRTMEIRVALLGRNHPHVARSLERIGMLHTRYFRLEEAGEAFAEGLRIYEATLGPNHPDLGRILHCVGFTHRYQYRFDEAEKYLSRSLQVREEGLHPDDPMISYSLNGLAHLYFNLGRYKEAEQLYKRGAVIREKAYGLYEQAAIGSRSNLVRLYMTQGRYEEAEQILHGPSGLFNRINTGSQQLMKLYLLKGQFDQAIEYATASIAQLTQQIGENSPFVGDVYCFLAQAHRTKGSLTEAEQCYLKSIEVLEDQSTTGTGLEAGLPRLLLGELYCQLSRLDEAEVLLNRVVRDRELLYGSAHPTLATALESRSRYHLLRGNTADALADAALAFDIRRRHYDGAFEVMAEHEALGVFQSLRESAGNYFSSLLKDSLADAESLRHAFDVLLSVKGRVSDGMIQRQSRLKGGVSNYQSLLDNYLSLKGRLSSLYSQGPNPASPSGYRTALDSLTLLVRDLEFELVLQSRDFRIVKSESNVTNADLLTSLPNGITLLEYFRYSKFYPENHASLDHYLVAILNTNGTIALLDLGSSDSIDQLIADYRKHFLQVSTKKQVHISDDKTYASIARSLYQSIWTPVLKHIPSGTTGVFIAPDAGLNLIAFGGLMNREGQYVIEQHPIHHLTSSREILRLREEDSSAIGLLLMGNPDYHASARKRVLTGGLRRSEENRTAFSSLTRNVRTDCSHLNQITVSPLPASEAEVLAISRSWNLMSENSLQRMYVGPEASEENFKQNATGKRVIHIATHGYFLGGECTEASNSSGTLKENPLLQSGLFLAGANLHGKDADSLGTEDGILTALEVSAMDLRGTDLVVLSACETGLGKVEQGEGVYGLRRAFQMAGAKTVVSSLWKVPDKETVQFMKALYATKAKTYPELMQQVALKRIRELRLRGRPTHPFTWGAFVVTGDWRIRGVETGR, translated from the coding sequence GTGAAGAATCGCCTCTTACTTTTTCTCATCTTGGCAACTACACCCGCTTCATCCCCTGCTCAAATCTGGGAGCAGTATGTTCTTCGCGCAGATTCGATCTTTCGTTCAAACCCGAAGGATTCGGCCACCATCGTCAATTCACTTCTCGAATCGGAGAAAGAGTGGTACTACATCACAACGGACACAGGAACGGCCAGAATATTCAATCCGGTCGGTGAACCCCTTTGGTTTGAGCAACCGGAATACGGAGTCAACGAAGAGTTGATCCATCGTACCATGGAAATACGAGTTGCGCTGCTCGGTCGTAATCATCCGCATGTGGCAAGAAGTTTGGAGCGGATTGGCATGCTGCATACACGATATTTCCGCCTTGAAGAAGCCGGGGAGGCATTTGCAGAAGGCCTCCGAATTTACGAAGCGACGTTAGGCCCGAACCATCCCGACCTTGGACGCATTCTCCACTGTGTCGGCTTCACCCACAGATACCAGTATCGCTTCGATGAAGCTGAGAAGTATCTTTCCCGAAGCCTTCAGGTACGGGAAGAAGGGCTGCACCCCGACGACCCGATGATCAGCTACAGCCTCAATGGGCTTGCTCACCTTTATTTCAATTTGGGACGATACAAGGAGGCAGAGCAACTGTACAAACGCGGAGCGGTCATTCGTGAGAAAGCGTACGGCCTTTATGAGCAAGCAGCTATCGGATCGAGAAGCAATCTTGTCCGGCTTTACATGACCCAAGGAAGGTATGAGGAGGCTGAACAGATACTGCACGGTCCGTCGGGACTGTTCAATCGTATCAACACTGGTTCCCAACAACTTATGAAGCTATACTTGCTGAAAGGACAGTTTGATCAGGCCATAGAATACGCCACAGCATCAATCGCACAACTCACGCAACAAATCGGGGAAAACAGCCCCTTTGTTGGAGATGTCTACTGCTTTCTCGCACAGGCTCACAGAACAAAAGGCAGTCTCACCGAGGCCGAGCAATGCTACCTGAAGTCAATAGAAGTCCTTGAAGATCAATCAACAACCGGCACGGGCTTGGAAGCGGGATTGCCCCGATTGCTGCTCGGTGAACTGTATTGTCAGCTCAGCCGGCTGGATGAGGCAGAGGTTCTGCTGAACAGGGTTGTTCGTGATCGCGAGCTTCTGTACGGATCCGCTCATCCGACTTTGGCGACAGCGCTTGAGTCGCGTAGCCGTTACCACCTGTTGCGAGGCAATACAGCCGATGCTCTCGCCGACGCTGCTTTGGCATTTGATATCCGTCGTCGGCACTACGATGGAGCTTTCGAAGTCATGGCGGAACACGAGGCGCTTGGCGTTTTTCAATCGTTAAGAGAGTCTGCCGGAAACTACTTTTCCAGCTTGCTGAAAGACTCACTTGCCGACGCAGAGTCGCTTCGACATGCCTTCGACGTTCTTCTTTCCGTAAAGGGAAGGGTTTCTGATGGAATGATTCAGCGTCAATCCCGATTGAAGGGCGGTGTCTCAAATTATCAAAGCCTTCTCGACAACTATCTGTCTTTGAAGGGTCGCCTTTCAAGTCTGTATTCACAAGGGCCCAACCCGGCATCCCCGTCGGGGTATCGTACTGCCCTGGACTCACTAACCTTGCTCGTGAGAGATCTTGAATTCGAACTGGTGTTGCAAAGCCGGGATTTTCGCATAGTCAAGTCGGAAAGCAATGTCACAAATGCAGACCTCCTTACCTCGCTGCCGAACGGGATAACCTTGCTTGAGTACTTTCGATATTCGAAATTCTATCCAGAGAATCACGCGTCCCTTGATCACTACCTCGTCGCCATCTTGAACACTAACGGGACTATTGCCCTGCTTGATCTTGGTTCATCAGACAGCATCGACCAACTAATCGCCGATTACCGCAAACACTTTCTTCAGGTTTCCACAAAAAAGCAAGTCCACATTTCTGACGATAAAACCTATGCATCAATAGCACGGAGCCTTTATCAGAGTATCTGGACACCGGTTTTGAAACACATACCTTCAGGCACAACGGGAGTGTTTATCGCCCCTGATGCCGGGCTGAATCTGATAGCATTCGGGGGATTGATGAATCGCGAAGGGCAATATGTCATCGAGCAGCATCCAATCCATCACCTCACGAGTTCGAGGGAGATACTCCGCCTGCGAGAAGAAGATTCTTCGGCAATCGGATTGCTCTTGATGGGCAATCCTGATTACCATGCCTCAGCCAGAAAGCGTGTCTTAACGGGCGGACTGCGGAGATCGGAAGAAAACCGCACAGCATTTTCATCTTTGACGCGCAATGTCCGAACCGATTGCTCTCACCTTAACCAAATAACTGTATCGCCCCTTCCTGCTTCGGAAGCCGAAGTGCTGGCCATTTCTCGCAGTTGGAATCTGATGTCCGAGAATTCACTTCAGAGAATGTACGTAGGCCCGGAAGCAAGCGAAGAGAACTTCAAACAGAATGCAACTGGTAAACGCGTGATCCACATTGCAACCCATGGCTATTTTCTGGGCGGCGAGTGTACCGAGGCGTCAAACTCATCTGGGACGTTGAAAGAGAACCCGCTTCTTCAATCCGGCCTTTTCCTTGCAGGCGCCAACCTGCACGGCAAAGACGCGGATTCCCTCGGCACCGAAGACGGCATCCTCACCGCTCTCGAAGTCTCCGCGATGGACTTGCGCGGCACCGACCTCGTTGTCCTCTCCGCGTGCGAAACCGGCCTGGGCAAAGTGGAACAGGGCGAGGGCGTGTACGGGCTCCGTCGTGCATTTCAAATGGCGGGAGCCAAAACCGTAGTCAGTTCCCTCTGGAAAGTGCCGGACAAGGAAACCGTCCAGTTCATGAAAGCCCTCTACGCCACCAAAGCCAAAACCTACCCTGAACTGATGCAGCAGGTGGCGCTGAAGCGCATCCGCGAACTCCGCCTCCGCGGCCGCCCGACGCATCCCTTTACATGGGGCGCTTTTGTGGTAACGGGGGATTGGAGAATCAGGGGCGTAGAGACGGGTCG
- a CDS encoding thiolase family protein, with the protein MQRSRNAVIVSALRTPIGKYGGVLRDARPDDLGALVIKSLVGKAGIDPTLIDDVLWGCANQAGEDNRNVGRMSALLAGLPHSVPANTINRLCGSSLDAIIQAARAIWSNDADIILAGGVESMSRAPYSVAKNQSGSFGNITAFDTALGWRYPNPKMEKMFPLESMGETAENVAEKYKILREEQDEFALRSHQKSIEAQKAGRFRDELIPVELPSKKAEPVVVSQDEGPRADTTLEKLAKLPAVFRKGGSVTPGNSSSLNDGAAGVIVTSEEKAKQLGFKPMARILSTGIAGVDPRYMGIGPVPATQMALKKAGLTIADMDVIELNEAFAAQSIAVIRDLQIPMEKLNPNGGAIALGHPLGCSGARIMTTLLHEMQRRNARYGLATMCIGVGQGVAAVVEKI; encoded by the coding sequence ATGCAACGATCACGAAACGCCGTTATAGTCTCAGCCCTCAGAACGCCGATCGGGAAATACGGAGGCGTTCTGCGCGACGCCCGTCCCGATGATTTGGGGGCGCTCGTTATCAAGTCACTTGTCGGGAAGGCGGGAATTGATCCGACGCTCATCGATGATGTACTGTGGGGATGCGCAAATCAGGCAGGCGAGGATAATCGCAATGTCGGTCGCATGAGCGCGCTGCTGGCCGGATTGCCTCACAGCGTTCCTGCAAATACCATCAACAGATTGTGCGGATCGAGCCTCGATGCAATCATTCAGGCGGCTCGGGCAATCTGGAGCAATGATGCCGACATCATTCTTGCAGGGGGAGTCGAAAGCATGAGCCGTGCCCCCTACTCTGTTGCAAAGAATCAGTCCGGTTCGTTCGGCAACATCACGGCATTCGATACGGCGCTCGGCTGGCGATATCCGAATCCGAAAATGGAAAAGATGTTTCCTCTTGAGTCGATGGGTGAAACGGCCGAGAATGTCGCGGAGAAGTACAAGATTCTGAGAGAAGAACAGGATGAGTTTGCATTACGCAGTCATCAGAAGTCGATTGAGGCGCAGAAGGCTGGACGCTTTCGAGACGAACTGATTCCGGTTGAATTGCCGTCGAAGAAAGCCGAACCGGTTGTTGTCTCGCAGGATGAAGGCCCGCGGGCAGATACGACACTCGAGAAGCTGGCGAAACTTCCGGCAGTATTCCGAAAAGGAGGAAGCGTAACACCCGGCAACTCCTCTTCGCTCAACGATGGCGCCGCGGGAGTAATTGTGACGAGTGAAGAGAAGGCCAAGCAACTCGGCTTCAAACCGATGGCGCGTATTCTCTCAACCGGGATTGCCGGAGTTGATCCACGATATATGGGAATAGGCCCCGTGCCTGCAACACAAATGGCGCTGAAGAAGGCCGGACTCACAATTGCTGACATGGATGTGATTGAACTGAACGAAGCCTTTGCTGCTCAATCAATTGCCGTTATTCGAGATTTACAGATTCCGATGGAGAAGCTGAATCCCAACGGCGGAGCAATCGCCCTCGGCCACCCGCTCGGTTGCAGCGGCGCAAGAATCATGACAACATTGCTTCACGAAATGCAACGCCGCAACGCCCGCTACGGATTGGCAACGATGTGCATCGGGGTGGGGCAGGGGGTGGCGGCGGTGGTGGAGAAAATCTAG
- a CDS encoding DUF2130 domain-containing protein produces MTPQTITCPKCGHVFEPTEAFSHQVEEKLRAEYEKRIFAERNAVATKVRQEVEQRLATDLKDLQSQNEEKEKLLREARENELMLRKRQREVEEREKNLQLELERKLEEERKKAWNEVAAKLADEYRLRDADKDKKMHDLMTQLEEMKRRVEQGSQQAQGEVLEIELENLLRNTFRTDEILPVPKGVRGADVIQKVRTQLGNFCGIILWESKRTKNWSDGWIQKLKDDQRDLKATVAVIVSTVLPKEIKHVGNIEGVWVSDFAAVEGLALALRTGLVEVARTRASIAGKGEKMELVYNYLSGQEFRQRIEAIVESYASLTEDLESEKRAMEKLWAKREQQLQRGVKSMAGLYGDLQGIIGSALQPISKLELPSANLDLFEDEQ; encoded by the coding sequence ATGACACCTCAAACCATCACCTGCCCGAAATGCGGGCACGTTTTTGAACCGACGGAAGCGTTCTCTCATCAAGTCGAAGAGAAGCTCCGCGCTGAATACGAGAAACGCATCTTTGCCGAGCGGAATGCCGTCGCAACCAAAGTCCGGCAGGAAGTTGAACAACGCCTTGCCACGGACTTGAAAGATCTTCAATCTCAAAATGAAGAGAAGGAAAAGCTGCTGCGCGAAGCGAGGGAAAACGAGCTGATGCTGCGCAAGCGGCAACGGGAGGTGGAAGAACGGGAAAAGAATCTTCAGCTTGAACTCGAGCGAAAGCTTGAGGAAGAACGGAAGAAGGCCTGGAACGAAGTTGCAGCAAAGCTCGCCGACGAGTATCGTCTTCGGGACGCGGACAAAGACAAGAAGATGCACGATTTGATGACGCAACTTGAGGAGATGAAGCGTCGTGTCGAGCAGGGTTCGCAGCAAGCGCAGGGTGAGGTACTCGAGATTGAACTCGAAAACCTGTTGCGCAACACGTTCCGGACGGATGAGATACTGCCTGTTCCCAAAGGCGTACGCGGCGCCGACGTTATCCAGAAAGTCAGGACACAGCTCGGAAATTTCTGCGGCATCATTTTGTGGGAGTCAAAGCGAACAAAGAACTGGAGCGACGGCTGGATTCAGAAGTTGAAAGACGACCAGCGTGACTTGAAGGCAACCGTTGCCGTCATCGTCTCGACCGTTCTTCCGAAAGAAATCAAACACGTCGGCAACATCGAAGGCGTGTGGGTGTCGGACTTTGCCGCAGTTGAGGGACTCGCGCTCGCTTTGCGAACCGGCCTGGTGGAGGTCGCCCGGACACGGGCTTCCATCGCAGGCAAAGGCGAAAAAATGGAACTCGTGTACAATTATCTTTCGGGGCAGGAGTTCCGCCAGCGCATCGAAGCCATCGTCGAATCGTACGCCTCGCTCACGGAAGATCTCGAATCCGAGAAGCGGGCAATGGAAAAACTCTGGGCGAAGCGCGAACAGCAACTTCAGCGCGGGGTCAAAAGCATGGCCGGCTTGTACGGCGACTTGCAGGGCATCATCGGCTCGGCGCTGCAACCGATATCGAAGCTCGAACTCCCTTCGGCAAATCTTGATTTGTTTGAAGACGAACAGTAA
- a CDS encoding sigma-70 family RNA polymerase sigma factor has product MTDTDFIEGFKLRNSASTKVVLGWIGEAVSRLHWTDSLSREDIVSQASMNLFELVSQPNQPPISSPKGLIHHIVKCVAVDAVRREKRRKAMEEKLKHLPLQNPDPAEIYLLKENMEIYLRARAAADPMCRELWDMLFTERSTYREIAEKLRISEGTLRVRLLRCKDKAMEWIRKNT; this is encoded by the coding sequence GTGACGGATACCGACTTCATTGAAGGTTTTAAACTGCGAAACTCAGCGAGTACGAAAGTTGTTCTCGGCTGGATTGGCGAGGCCGTATCGCGTCTGCATTGGACGGATTCTCTCTCTCGGGAAGATATCGTTTCCCAGGCAAGCATGAACCTCTTCGAGCTTGTTTCCCAGCCGAATCAGCCTCCCATTTCATCACCCAAAGGACTTATACACCATATCGTCAAATGTGTTGCTGTGGATGCCGTGCGGCGCGAGAAACGGAGAAAGGCGATGGAGGAAAAACTGAAACACCTGCCACTCCAAAATCCTGACCCCGCGGAAATCTATTTGTTGAAGGAGAATATGGAGATCTATCTTCGTGCCCGGGCGGCTGCAGACCCGATGTGTCGCGAGTTGTGGGATATGCTGTTTACCGAAAGATCGACATACCGGGAAATTGCAGAAAAGCTCCGTATTTCGGAAGGTACCCTTCGTGTGAGGCTTTTGCGCTGCAAGGACAAGGCAATGGAATGGATTCGGAAAAACACCTGA